A single Pseudoalteromonas phenolica DNA region contains:
- a CDS encoding DUF1461 domain-containing protein, whose protein sequence is MRVLTTLSALFLSLALAFIISWQAISSVNFAYPVWYQVLEINKTIAKYGPQNQYRSGFESTTQTQHIQFFAEIAQSIELPLEQVKPALQAIEYSSKEASFNNPLLHNAEVQHLYDVAVLLEHIQMVCYVTLSISVLVFLLSLRRQAMPQTAVGFRVKDVYLIMLFLLLVGLVLVAIIGFETVFYQLHEWVFPAENQWFFYYQESLMTTLMQAPNLFAYIGGLLLSCMLIVQFLTVFVLQRILSRAAKKTGLLTPNKSKNLNPF, encoded by the coding sequence ATGCGTGTCTTGACCACATTGAGTGCTCTGTTTTTATCTCTCGCACTCGCTTTTATTATATCTTGGCAGGCTATATCGTCTGTTAATTTTGCCTACCCGGTTTGGTATCAAGTCTTAGAAATCAATAAAACCATCGCAAAGTACGGCCCGCAAAACCAATATCGTTCTGGTTTTGAATCGACTACTCAAACACAACATATTCAGTTTTTTGCGGAGATAGCTCAGAGCATTGAACTACCACTAGAGCAAGTCAAGCCTGCGTTGCAAGCAATAGAATATAGCTCTAAAGAAGCAAGCTTTAATAACCCTTTATTACATAACGCTGAAGTGCAACACTTATACGATGTCGCGGTGTTGTTAGAACACATTCAAATGGTTTGTTATGTGACACTTAGTATCTCAGTTTTAGTATTTTTGTTGTCATTACGACGTCAAGCAATGCCGCAAACCGCGGTGGGTTTCAGAGTTAAAGATGTGTATTTAATAATGCTATTTTTGCTGTTGGTGGGTTTAGTGTTAGTTGCAATAATAGGCTTTGAAACCGTGTTTTATCAGTTGCACGAATGGGTATTTCCTGCTGAAAATCAGTGGTTTTTTTATTATCAAGAGTCTTTAATGACCACCTTAATGCAAGCGCCAAACCTTTTTGCCTATATAGGTGGTTTGTTACTTTCCTGTATGCTCATTGTTCAGTTTTTAACTGTGTTTGTTTTACAGCGCATTTTATCTAGAGCAGCAAAGAAAACAGGCTTATTAACACCAAATAAAAGCAAAAATTTGAATCCTTTTTAG
- a CDS encoding AraC family transcriptional regulator, translated as MNHKLVTKNQYEQRLLGVIDYIYEHVDGELDVNVLADVACMSSYHFHRIYREFAGETINVTVRRMRLLKAAAYLVRSDLSQQQIAKKVGYGSIEAFNRAFSKHYRETPNQYRIARAVKQVTMLYPKSDKEYKTMYQVEQQTTPALSLIAIEHSGDYMQIGQAFEKLSMMASKLDLLNDKTRFFGIYYDDPKTVNTDKLRSKACISVDLNTLPKEHEFEVMSIPASNSVSLLFKGDYPELEKPYDWLFGEYLPSSQYQLKDFPPFEEYLNDLREVAPQDLLTRIYCLVE; from the coding sequence ATGAACCATAAACTTGTTACCAAAAATCAGTATGAACAACGCCTTCTAGGTGTTATCGACTACATCTATGAACATGTAGATGGTGAGTTGGATGTGAACGTTCTTGCTGATGTCGCCTGTATGTCTAGCTACCATTTTCACCGAATATATCGTGAATTTGCAGGAGAGACCATCAATGTCACGGTAAGAAGAATGCGGTTACTAAAAGCAGCGGCGTATTTAGTGCGTAGTGACCTGTCTCAACAGCAAATTGCAAAAAAGGTAGGCTATGGCAGTATTGAAGCTTTTAACCGAGCGTTCAGTAAACACTATCGAGAAACACCTAACCAATATCGTATTGCAAGAGCTGTTAAGCAAGTGACTATGCTTTATCCAAAATCAGATAAGGAATACAAAACCATGTATCAAGTTGAGCAACAAACAACACCCGCGCTTTCTTTAATCGCCATTGAGCACAGCGGTGACTATATGCAGATAGGTCAAGCATTCGAAAAGCTCTCAATGATGGCTAGCAAGCTAGACCTACTTAACGATAAAACACGCTTTTTTGGCATCTACTACGACGACCCTAAAACCGTTAACACGGATAAGTTAAGATCAAAAGCCTGTATTTCGGTTGATTTAAATACCCTGCCAAAAGAGCATGAATTTGAAGTGATGAGCATTCCCGCTTCTAACTCTGTGTCTTTGCTATTTAAAGGGGATTACCCTGAACTTGAAAAGCCTTATGACTGGTTATTTGGTGAATATTTACCAAGTAGTCAATATCAATTAAAAGACTTTCCTCCGTTTGAAGAGTACTTAAACGACCTGCGTGAGGTTGCGCCGCAAGATCTGCTTACACGTATTTATTGCTTAGTTGAGTAG
- a CDS encoding DUF6172 family protein: MKKTFELIHPKIKIARRVDAVKHELKKYVKRERNKKLPAGVDYWDFDCKFGNTEAEAETVHLSQINKLIDKTQDESLTSFYVEILAKPGFRESADFADYDDE; encoded by the coding sequence ATGAAAAAAACATTTGAACTAATTCACCCTAAAATCAAAATCGCACGCCGCGTTGACGCGGTTAAGCATGAGCTGAAAAAGTATGTAAAACGCGAGCGTAATAAAAAGCTACCTGCAGGCGTTGATTATTGGGACTTTGACTGTAAATTCGGTAACACGGAAGCTGAAGCTGAAACAGTACATTTATCACAAATCAATAAGTTGATTGATAAAACACAAGATGAGAGCCTAACCTCATTTTATGTTGAGATCTTAGCAAAGCCTGGTTTTAGAGAATCAGCAGACTTTGCTGATTACGACGACGAGTAA
- the def gene encoding peptide deformylase codes for MQLTENKKTMIAQLGQPVLKQKALVVEDILADECQNLIKDMMSIVEKAGGVGIAAPQIHHSLRIFIMCSKPNTRYPDAPLMTPTAIINPEIIAASEEIEKGWEGCLSVPSMRGLVPRHQTVTVKYHDAQGLEHENVFTGFIARIFQHEIDHLDGLTFIDRLESMEDLVSESYWYANYATA; via the coding sequence ATGCAATTAACAGAAAATAAAAAAACAATGATCGCTCAGTTGGGTCAACCTGTTCTGAAACAAAAAGCGCTTGTTGTAGAAGACATTCTCGCCGATGAATGTCAAAATTTGATAAAAGACATGATGTCTATCGTCGAAAAGGCTGGAGGTGTAGGTATAGCTGCGCCACAAATTCATCATAGCTTGCGTATATTTATTATGTGTTCAAAGCCAAATACTCGATATCCAGATGCCCCTTTGATGACACCTACAGCTATTATTAACCCTGAGATAATCGCTGCCAGTGAAGAAATAGAAAAAGGCTGGGAAGGCTGCTTGAGTGTACCTAGTATGCGTGGCTTAGTGCCAAGACATCAAACAGTAACGGTGAAATATCATGATGCGCAAGGGCTAGAGCATGAAAATGTCTTTACGGGGTTTATTGCACGCATATTTCAACATGAAATCGATCATTTAGATGGTCTGACTTTTATTGACAGACTGGAGTCGATGGAAGATTTAGTGAGTGAAAGTTATTGGTATGCAAATTATGCAACAGCTTAG
- a CDS encoding ion transporter: MASQSNLTSKLAALVEAKSFQSFLIAVILFNAITLGIETTQFGKTNSALLAKIDLVVLIIFTVELALKLFVYRFKFFKSGWNCFDLLIVAISWVPATGPLSVLRAFRILRVLRLFSVVPQMRRVIGALGHSLPGMASVIGVLGIIFYVSAVLSTKLFGQHPDPNMQEWFGTIGASAYTLFQVMTLESWSMGIVRPTMELFPQSWLFFVPFIIITSFAVLNLFIGIIVDAMQIMHEEENQPEKPLATKEDIVRIEEKLDALLKEEK, encoded by the coding sequence ATGGCATCACAAAGTAATTTAACTTCTAAGTTAGCGGCACTTGTTGAAGCAAAATCTTTTCAAAGCTTTCTTATTGCAGTCATTTTATTTAATGCGATTACACTAGGTATTGAAACCACCCAATTTGGCAAAACTAACTCTGCCTTACTAGCTAAGATCGATTTAGTCGTCCTTATCATTTTCACAGTAGAACTCGCACTCAAACTCTTTGTATACCGTTTTAAATTTTTTAAGTCTGGTTGGAATTGTTTCGACTTACTTATCGTTGCCATATCTTGGGTTCCTGCAACTGGCCCACTGTCAGTACTTCGCGCATTCAGAATATTAAGGGTGCTAAGACTTTTCTCAGTTGTGCCACAAATGCGCCGAGTTATCGGTGCGCTTGGCCACTCACTGCCAGGTATGGCCTCTGTCATTGGTGTGCTTGGGATTATCTTTTATGTTTCGGCCGTACTATCAACGAAACTTTTTGGACAACACCCTGACCCAAATATGCAGGAGTGGTTTGGCACTATCGGCGCTTCAGCCTATACCTTATTTCAAGTAATGACCTTAGAGAGTTGGTCAATGGGCATAGTGCGCCCAACGATGGAACTATTTCCGCAATCTTGGTTATTCTTCGTCCCGTTTATTATTATCACCAGCTTCGCGGTATTGAATTTATTCATTGGTATTATCGTTGATGCCATGCAGATCATGCATGAAGAAGAAAATCAGCCCGAAAAACCACTGGCAACAAAAGAAGATATTGTAAGAATAGAAGAAAAGTTAGATGCACTACTCAAAGAGGAAAAATGA
- a CDS encoding L-cystine transporter: MSFIAMVSLAVFAAILLALFKIQQKEAPLSRLVLIGLSLGSVFGLALQLFLGEGHAAIQETLAWTNVVGSGYVGLLKMIIMPLVLVSMIAAVVKLDKSGALGKISGISISILLLTTMIAALIGITITQLFGLTAEGLTEGARETTRLADLETRMEKVSDLSIPEMLVSFIPTNIFQDLAWDRSTSIIAVVIFGILTGIAARKVMQEREELEAPIRTFVETLQAVVMRLVKMVISLTPYGVAALMAKVVATSSLTDILNLLGFIVASYVAILLMFVVHGLLVGLFGVNPKQYFQKIWPVLTFAFTSRSSAATIPLNVETQINKLNVPPAIANLSASFGATIGQNGCAGIYPAMLAVMVAPTVGVDPMSFSFIVSLVAMITISSFGIAGVGGGATFAALIVLPAMGLPVTIAALLISIEPLIDMARTALNVSGSMTAGTITHRILGDAANVEGESHSSTATPSNEQLSKA, encoded by the coding sequence ATGTCTTTCATTGCTATGGTGAGTTTGGCTGTCTTTGCAGCAATACTCTTGGCACTATTTAAAATACAACAAAAAGAGGCGCCGCTCTCTCGGTTGGTATTAATCGGTTTATCTTTAGGTAGCGTGTTTGGTTTGGCACTGCAATTATTCTTAGGAGAAGGGCACGCTGCGATTCAAGAAACCTTAGCTTGGACCAATGTGGTCGGCAGTGGTTATGTCGGTTTGCTCAAAATGATCATCATGCCATTGGTGTTGGTGTCTATGATTGCGGCAGTTGTAAAACTCGATAAGTCAGGGGCACTTGGCAAAATCAGTGGTATCTCCATTTCAATTCTTTTGCTTACTACTATGATTGCAGCACTGATTGGTATCACCATTACGCAACTTTTCGGTCTTACCGCAGAGGGGTTAACCGAGGGTGCTCGCGAAACCACTCGACTTGCTGACTTAGAAACGCGAATGGAAAAAGTCAGTGACTTATCTATTCCTGAAATGCTAGTGAGCTTTATTCCAACCAATATTTTCCAAGATCTCGCATGGGATCGCTCTACGTCGATTATCGCCGTGGTGATCTTTGGTATTTTAACGGGCATTGCAGCACGCAAAGTGATGCAAGAGCGTGAAGAGTTAGAAGCGCCTATTCGTACTTTTGTAGAAACATTACAAGCCGTGGTTATGCGACTGGTAAAAATGGTGATTTCACTGACTCCTTATGGTGTTGCGGCTTTGATGGCGAAAGTGGTTGCGACGTCTAGCCTAACTGACATTCTGAATTTACTTGGTTTTATCGTCGCGTCTTATGTCGCTATATTATTAATGTTTGTTGTGCATGGCCTGCTGGTGGGCTTGTTTGGTGTAAATCCTAAACAGTATTTTCAAAAGATTTGGCCTGTGTTGACCTTTGCTTTTACCTCACGAAGCAGCGCTGCAACGATACCGCTTAATGTTGAAACACAAATCAACAAATTAAATGTGCCACCCGCTATTGCTAACTTATCAGCGTCATTTGGTGCAACCATTGGTCAAAATGGTTGTGCGGGTATTTACCCTGCGATGTTAGCGGTGATGGTTGCACCGACTGTAGGCGTTGACCCGATGAGCTTCTCTTTTATTGTGTCATTGGTTGCGATGATCACCATTAGCTCATTTGGTATAGCCGGTGTTGGTGGGGGCGCAACTTTCGCTGCCTTGATTGTATTGCCAGCAATGGGGTTGCCTGTGACGATAGCGGCCTTACTTATTTCTATTGAGCCTTTGATTGATATGGCGCGTACCGCGTTGAATGTATCAGGTTCAATGACCGCGGGTACCATCACTCATCGTATTTTGGGCGATGCAGCTAATGTTGAAGGCGAGTCGCATAGTTCGACTGCAACTCCGTCAAACGAGCAATTGTCAAAAGCTTAA
- a CDS encoding immunoglobulin-like domain-containing protein, which produces MLKTSNTLVAAAVMGLSSLASGSALASNGDLMVNQPSGVVVGYWHNWCDGAGYKGGNAPCVALEQVNSQYNVVNVSFMKVYDLAEGRIPTFKLDPKIGLSEQDFIAQIAKLNSQGRSVLLALGGADALIGLKTGDEQAFADEIIRLTDKFGFDGLDIDLEQTAVTADDNQTVIPAALRLVKDHYAAQGKNFLVTMAPEFPYLTQAGKYIPYITALNGYYDWINPQFYNQGGDGVYVDGVGWIAQTNESLKQEFIYYMSDSLANGTRGFHKIPHDKLVFGIPTNNDAAASGYIQNPNNLYNAFDQLKQQGQPLKGVMTWSVNWDMGTNAAGTTYNQSFIKSYGPFIHGQIIDPPKNAPIFSGVSNTRVRQGEIFDVLAGVSATDKEDGNLTSNILVSGNVDTSTTGQYILVYSVSDSAGNETKATRTVEVYSNKPVFSGVGDVQLAVGSSFDALAGVKAVDEEDGDLTANITVTGSVDISTAGQYQLTYSVSDSAQQTTSVVRTITVSDASCAKPWDRNTVYLANQLVSHKGDIYKAGWWTKGEEPGTTGEWGVWQLADNACQL; this is translated from the coding sequence ATGTTGAAAACATCAAATACCCTAGTTGCAGCAGCTGTAATGGGCCTTTCATCACTTGCTTCAGGCAGTGCATTAGCGAGCAATGGTGACCTAATGGTTAACCAACCAAGTGGTGTCGTTGTCGGTTATTGGCATAACTGGTGTGATGGCGCGGGATACAAAGGTGGTAATGCGCCTTGTGTGGCGCTTGAGCAAGTTAACAGCCAGTATAACGTCGTGAACGTCTCATTTATGAAAGTGTATGACCTTGCAGAAGGACGTATTCCGACTTTTAAACTCGACCCTAAAATTGGGTTATCAGAGCAAGACTTTATTGCTCAAATTGCGAAACTGAATAGCCAAGGCCGTAGCGTGTTACTTGCCCTAGGTGGCGCTGATGCATTAATTGGCCTAAAAACCGGTGACGAACAAGCATTCGCTGATGAGATCATCCGCTTGACTGATAAATTTGGCTTTGATGGTTTAGACATCGACCTTGAGCAAACAGCTGTTACTGCTGACGATAACCAAACCGTGATCCCTGCCGCTCTTCGTCTTGTGAAAGACCACTATGCTGCGCAAGGCAAAAATTTTTTGGTGACCATGGCGCCTGAATTCCCCTACTTAACGCAGGCTGGTAAGTATATTCCTTACATCACCGCACTCAATGGTTATTACGATTGGATCAATCCGCAGTTTTACAACCAAGGTGGTGACGGCGTATATGTTGATGGTGTGGGTTGGATAGCACAAACCAATGAATCACTTAAACAAGAGTTTATTTACTATATGTCTGACTCGCTTGCCAACGGGACTCGTGGCTTCCATAAAATCCCACATGACAAACTAGTGTTTGGTATTCCAACCAATAATGATGCTGCGGCATCCGGCTATATTCAGAACCCAAATAACCTGTACAACGCGTTTGACCAGTTAAAACAACAAGGTCAGCCACTTAAAGGGGTCATGACTTGGTCGGTTAACTGGGATATGGGTACCAACGCGGCTGGCACGACCTACAACCAAAGCTTTATTAAAAGCTACGGCCCATTTATCCATGGTCAAATAATTGATCCACCAAAGAATGCACCAATATTCAGCGGTGTGAGCAATACGCGAGTTCGCCAAGGTGAGATATTCGATGTACTCGCAGGTGTGAGTGCTACCGACAAAGAAGATGGCAACTTAACCAGTAATATTCTGGTTTCGGGCAATGTCGATACTTCAACAACAGGCCAATACATATTGGTATATAGCGTCAGTGATTCAGCAGGTAACGAAACCAAGGCAACTAGAACCGTTGAAGTGTACAGTAACAAGCCTGTGTTTAGTGGTGTGGGTGATGTGCAGTTGGCGGTCGGCTCAAGCTTTGACGCCCTCGCAGGTGTCAAGGCAGTTGATGAAGAAGATGGTGATTTGACAGCAAACATCACGGTCACAGGCAGCGTTGATATAAGTACAGCTGGGCAATATCAACTGACTTATAGTGTGTCTGATAGTGCACAGCAAACTACGTCAGTCGTTCGCACAATCACCGTGTCTGATGCTTCATGTGCAAAGCCATGGGATCGCAATACTGTGTACTTAGCAAACCAACTTGTCAGCCACAAAGGCGATATTTATAAAGCGGGTTGGTGGACTAAAGGCGAAGAGCCAGGCACGACCGGTGAATGGGGAGTTTGGCAGTTAGCGGATAACGCATGCCAGCTATAA
- a CDS encoding VC0807 family protein: protein MTQQENKPSGFFSQLLFNIIVPVIILTRFSGDEHLGPSLGVAVALAFPLGFGLWELKKVGKFSFISILGIVSVLLTGGISLLELDVKYIAIKEALVPGLIAIAIFVSQHTKYPLLKTMLFNQNTLDVARIEKALAEKGNLEKLPKIQATASNILGGSFLFSSAMNYILAKIIVVSPTGTEAFNNELGRMTALSYPVIAIPSMILFFVALYYLLNSIKKLSGLSLEEMFPEN from the coding sequence GTGACGCAGCAAGAAAACAAACCAAGTGGATTTTTCAGTCAACTCTTATTCAATATCATAGTGCCCGTTATCATCCTGACTCGCTTTTCAGGTGACGAACATCTCGGACCAAGCTTAGGTGTTGCAGTAGCGCTTGCTTTTCCTCTAGGGTTTGGTCTTTGGGAATTGAAAAAAGTCGGTAAGTTTAGTTTTATTTCTATCTTAGGTATTGTTTCAGTGTTATTGACTGGTGGGATCAGCTTATTAGAACTTGATGTGAAATATATAGCTATTAAAGAAGCTTTGGTACCGGGTTTAATAGCAATAGCCATCTTTGTAAGCCAACATACAAAGTACCCGCTTTTAAAAACTATGTTATTTAACCAAAATACCCTCGATGTTGCCCGTATAGAAAAAGCACTCGCAGAAAAAGGTAACTTAGAGAAACTACCAAAAATACAAGCTACAGCATCGAATATTCTAGGTGGCTCTTTTTTGTTTTCTTCTGCAATGAATTACATCTTAGCGAAAATTATCGTTGTGAGCCCCACAGGTACTGAGGCATTCAATAATGAACTTGGCCGGATGACAGCACTCAGCTACCCAGTGATAGCCATTCCAAGCATGATTTTATTTTTTGTCGCACTCTATTATTTGCTTAACTCAATCAAAAAACTATCAGGGTTGTCTCTAGAAGAAATGTTTCCTGAGAACTAG